In a genomic window of Methanoregula sp. UBA64:
- a CDS encoding metallophosphoesterase, which yields MNPLAMGTVIFSDVHADADAVGMFAAYLRAPAFAGRFGPVDTVVNLGDILHRGNNPERALAIIRNLGKDFSLVSVLGNHDHAFLNDIPVSGSDEESTRRHNELHGSPLLDIFSGMPMDRAENGILYVHGGPLDLGTQTLRLKCWQRLSHEPGDSFTGYHYTPQMAFDALEKRGLTHMVCGHQHTHICCQKTPSGIREHILRFVREDDKNSPGGWIETAEVPLDTPTLFRLGGCHGELPEFAYLSGTAFTYIRMPVAPGSDRDPGQ from the coding sequence ATGAATCCACTGGCTATGGGCACCGTAATCTTTTCTGACGTGCATGCCGATGCCGATGCAGTCGGGATGTTTGCAGCATATCTCCGGGCCCCGGCATTTGCCGGCCGGTTTGGGCCGGTCGATACGGTAGTCAACCTCGGGGATATCCTGCACCGGGGCAATAACCCGGAGCGTGCGCTTGCGATCATACGCAACCTCGGGAAGGATTTTTCCCTTGTCTCGGTGCTCGGCAATCACGACCATGCATTCTTAAACGATATCCCGGTCTCGGGAAGCGATGAGGAGAGCACGCGCAGGCATAACGAGCTGCACGGATCCCCGCTTCTCGATATTTTTTCCGGCATGCCGATGGACCGGGCCGAGAACGGGATCCTCTATGTCCACGGGGGTCCGCTCGATCTCGGCACCCAGACGCTCCGGCTCAAGTGCTGGCAGCGGCTCTCCCACGAGCCCGGCGATTCTTTTACCGGCTACCACTACACCCCACAGATGGCATTCGACGCGCTGGAGAAGCGCGGCCTTACCCATATGGTCTGCGGTCACCAGCATACCCATATCTGCTGCCAGAAGACACCCTCCGGGATCCGCGAGCACATTCTCCGGTTCGTGCGCGAAGACGACAAAAACAGTCCGGGCGGCTGGATCGAGACCGCAGAAGTACCGCTCGATACCCCGACACTCTTCCGGTTGGGCGGCTGCCACGGGGAACTGCCGGAGTTTGCGTACCTGTCCGGCACGGCATTCACGTATATCCGGATGCCGGTTGCCCCGGGATCCGATCGCGATCCCGGACAGTGA
- a CDS encoding nicotinamide-nucleotide adenylyltransferase, whose amino-acid sequence MKRGFYVGRFQPYHNGHQAVLTELARTCDEIIIGVGSAQLSHTLENPFTSGERVLMITRALTTLGCPYYVIPIEDVQRNALWAAHVRSMTPPFDTCYSSNPLVVRLFREANVDVQSPAMYERDRHSGTEIRRRMLAGEPWEDLVPPAVASVISEIDGVERLRQIARDDS is encoded by the coding sequence ATGAAGCGCGGGTTTTACGTGGGCAGGTTCCAGCCTTACCATAACGGGCACCAGGCGGTTCTTACGGAACTCGCCCGGACATGCGACGAGATCATCATCGGTGTCGGGAGCGCCCAGCTCTCCCACACGCTGGAAAACCCGTTTACCTCAGGTGAACGGGTGCTGATGATCACGCGGGCGCTCACGACACTCGGGTGCCCGTATTATGTGATCCCGATCGAGGATGTGCAGAGAAACGCGCTCTGGGCAGCTCACGTCCGGTCGATGACGCCGCCGTTTGATACCTGCTATTCCTCGAATCCGCTCGTGGTCCGGCTCTTCCGCGAGGCGAACGTGGATGTGCAGTCGCCGGCCATGTACGAGCGCGACCGGCACAGCGGCACCGAGATCCGGCGCCGGATGCTTGCGGGGGAACCGTGGGAGGATCTCGTGCCCCCTGCCGTGGCGAGCGTGATCAGCGAGATCGACGGTGTGGAGCGGCTCCGCCAGATCGCGCGCGATGATTCATGA
- the larB gene encoding nickel pincer cofactor biosynthesis protein LarB, with protein sequence MHANPVLSAVLERYKNGELPLDEAAQEIEGLRLERVGDFACLDLGRAVRCGMPEVVLAEGKEPAHLAEIAARHAEAAGRCVVTRVTPEQVSAVQARCKGTKISVEYRDPARVILLSTGAAPEKNGGIVAVITAGTSDIRVAEEAKIIAEEMGCTVRIAYDVGAAGIHRLFPALKPLLDADVFVVCAGREGTLPAVVAGLVDKPVLGVPVSTGYGYMGEGRAALASMLQSCSVIAVVNIDAGFTAGAFAARIANGGKNK encoded by the coding sequence ATGCACGCGAACCCGGTTCTTTCTGCCGTCCTTGAACGGTACAAAAACGGCGAGCTCCCGCTCGATGAGGCAGCGCAGGAGATCGAAGGGCTCCGGTTAGAGCGGGTCGGTGACTTTGCCTGTCTCGATCTCGGCCGTGCCGTCCGCTGCGGGATGCCCGAAGTCGTGCTTGCGGAAGGAAAGGAGCCGGCGCATCTTGCGGAGATTGCCGCCCGGCATGCAGAGGCGGCCGGCCGCTGCGTGGTCACGCGCGTAACACCTGAGCAGGTATCCGCGGTCCAGGCCCGGTGCAAAGGAACGAAAATCTCGGTCGAGTACCGGGATCCTGCCCGGGTCATCCTCCTCTCGACCGGTGCCGCACCGGAAAAGAACGGGGGGATCGTGGCGGTTATCACGGCCGGGACATCGGATATCCGTGTCGCGGAGGAAGCAAAGATCATTGCAGAAGAGATGGGCTGCACGGTCCGGATCGCGTACGATGTCGGGGCGGCCGGCATCCACCGGCTTTTTCCCGCGCTCAAGCCGCTCCTTGATGCAGATGTTTTTGTTGTCTGTGCCGGGAGAGAAGGAACGCTTCCTGCAGTGGTTGCGGGTCTCGTGGACAAACCGGTGCTCGGTGTCCCGGTCAGCACCGGATACGGGTACATGGGAGAAGGGCGGGCGGCCCTTGCGAGCATGCTCCAGTCCTGCTCGGTCATTGCGGTCGTCAACATCGATGCCGGGTTTACGGCGGGCGCGTTTGCGGCGCGGATTGCAAACGGGGGAAAGAACAAATGA
- a CDS encoding ABC transporter permease — MSYLLYVAFFGAAVVIFLWLRDARIFFRTGLAGYRKAAYWGVLYGALGTFGVLCTLAGESIEIFGLAIILAALYLQGRMEREKIFTGKEPALDRALGSAKRSLPDKK; from the coding sequence ATGTCGTACCTGCTCTATGTAGCATTTTTCGGTGCAGCGGTCGTGATCTTCCTCTGGCTGCGCGATGCGCGGATATTTTTCCGGACCGGCCTTGCCGGTTACCGGAAAGCGGCGTACTGGGGCGTCCTCTACGGAGCGCTCGGCACGTTCGGCGTCCTCTGTACGCTTGCCGGGGAAAGTATCGAGATCTTCGGCCTTGCCATCATCCTTGCAGCGCTCTACCTGCAGGGACGGATGGAACGGGAGAAGATCTTTACCGGAAAAGAACCGGCACTCGACCGGGCGCTCGGCAGTGCAAAGCGCTCTTTGCCGGATAAAAAATAA
- the hisS gene encoding histidine--tRNA ligase, which translates to MIQKPRGTRDFLPEEMEARRSTEAKMREAVRRFGYREVCTPEFEDLELFTLRSGEGIMQEMYVFEDKGGRKLALRPEITAAVIRMYINEAKVAPKPLRWCYFADCFRYERPQKGRYRQFWQFGAELIGADTAMADAEVIMLAAEALNATGVTWDLKVGHLAFMKNLLKDLEPTAQRRVMAHLDKKDFEGLKGTLAAMEKADLGESLTALVECRTLAEAFEIAGTIPEKERVEQMAGILDESGIAYSFNFGIARGLDYYTGMVFEGFAHNLGAENQIVGGGAYRLAHLFGGDDVASCGFAIGFDRVMVSLGDAAPAKDTIAAIICTEEGRSFALAVARQFRAAGIRAEMDLMGRGLGAQLAHAAKSADYAVVIGKREAEAGQVTLKDLHSGEQKTLDPAAAVAEVKAHGAR; encoded by the coding sequence ATGATCCAGAAACCACGAGGCACACGGGATTTCCTTCCCGAAGAGATGGAAGCGCGGCGCAGCACCGAAGCAAAGATGCGGGAGGCGGTGCGCCGGTTCGGGTACCGGGAGGTCTGCACTCCCGAGTTCGAGGATCTCGAACTCTTCACACTCCGGTCCGGCGAGGGGATCATGCAGGAGATGTACGTCTTCGAAGACAAGGGTGGCAGGAAGCTTGCCCTGCGCCCGGAGATCACGGCCGCCGTGATCCGGATGTACATCAACGAGGCAAAAGTCGCGCCAAAACCGCTGCGCTGGTGTTATTTTGCCGACTGTTTCCGGTACGAGCGCCCGCAGAAAGGGCGGTACCGGCAGTTCTGGCAGTTCGGCGCCGAACTGATCGGGGCCGATACCGCGATGGCCGATGCGGAAGTGATCATGCTTGCCGCAGAAGCGCTCAACGCAACCGGGGTCACGTGGGACCTCAAGGTCGGCCACCTCGCGTTTATGAAAAATCTCTTAAAAGATCTCGAACCCACAGCCCAGCGCCGGGTGATGGCTCATCTCGACAAGAAGGATTTCGAGGGCCTTAAGGGAACGCTGGCAGCGATGGAGAAAGCCGATCTGGGCGAGTCACTGACCGCGCTCGTGGAGTGCCGTACGCTTGCCGAGGCTTTCGAGATTGCCGGGACTATCCCCGAGAAAGAGCGCGTGGAGCAGATGGCCGGGATCCTCGACGAGTCCGGGATCGCGTACTCGTTCAACTTCGGGATCGCCCGGGGGCTTGACTATTACACCGGCATGGTCTTTGAGGGGTTTGCCCACAACCTAGGCGCGGAGAACCAGATTGTTGGCGGCGGGGCATACCGGCTCGCGCACCTGTTCGGCGGGGACGATGTGGCCTCCTGCGGGTTTGCCATCGGGTTTGACCGGGTCATGGTCTCGCTTGGCGACGCCGCGCCGGCAAAGGACACCATTGCAGCAATTATCTGTACGGAGGAGGGCCGCAGCTTTGCGCTCGCGGTAGCCCGACAGTTCCGGGCAGCCGGGATCCGGGCGGAGATGGACCTGATGGGCCGGGGGCTTGGCGCACAGCTGGCCCATGCAGCAAAGTCCGCGGACTATGCAGTTGTTATCGGGAAACGGGAGGCCGAGGCCGGGCAGGTGACCCTAAAAGACCTCCACTCGGGAGAACAGAAGACCCTTGACCCGGCCGCGGCAGTAGCCGAGGTGAAGGCACATGGTGCTCGCTGA
- a CDS encoding DNA topoisomerase VI subunit B: MVLAEELAKQQRSISVAEFFEKNKHLLGFDSPTRGVITTIKEAVDNALDACEEAQVLPDIYISIKKTGPEVFRIIVEDNGPGIVPAQVPFVFGKLLYGSRFHQIRQTRGQQGIGISAAVLYAQLTSGLPAVVISRTGAKEPAHRFEILIKIETNEPDIISEQPFEWDRIHGTRVQIEFKSTMSAKKKLLEYLRYTSVVNPHARFRVELDDEAFTFERVSQEVIACPVAIQPHPHGIEFGQLKRMAAASEEKLIDFLVNGFSRVGKKTAQEMCDKAGLKPALKVKGLGTEELKNLLAAMQSVAVPAPPTTQCLSPIGEDLIRRGLDKEFQMDFVAARTRPSSVYSGHPFVVEAAIGYGGKLPPEGNATILRFANRVPLMYQQGACAVTECVSNVNWKSYNISQQGLPLGPVLILVHVASTNVPFTSESKDAIASIPEIEKEIVLALQDLGRELKTFLSRRDRNKLAEDRARAVCAVIPEIAAKVSEIVEKPLVDTTPIEGRLMHKLIAKKWTTAGSVTIEVNNYTSSDVEISVYDISTDNAAGADMPPAFSTEMDGQFTKVWKMAIPKHTVWRVTYPGKGGGMLDIRGIEDNKKMVVDLDV; this comes from the coding sequence ATGGTGCTCGCTGAGGAACTCGCCAAACAGCAGCGCAGCATCAGCGTAGCGGAATTTTTCGAGAAGAACAAGCACCTGCTGGGCTTTGACTCGCCCACGCGTGGCGTTATTACCACGATCAAGGAAGCGGTGGATAACGCGCTCGATGCCTGCGAGGAAGCGCAGGTGCTGCCCGACATCTACATCAGCATCAAGAAGACCGGGCCGGAAGTATTCCGGATCATCGTCGAGGATAACGGTCCGGGCATTGTCCCCGCGCAGGTGCCGTTTGTCTTTGGGAAACTGCTGTACGGCTCACGGTTCCACCAGATCCGGCAGACCCGGGGCCAGCAGGGGATCGGGATCTCCGCCGCCGTGCTCTATGCGCAGCTGACAAGCGGCCTTCCTGCCGTTGTCATCTCCCGCACCGGGGCAAAGGAGCCGGCACACAGGTTCGAGATCCTCATAAAGATCGAGACCAACGAACCTGACATCATCTCGGAGCAGCCGTTCGAATGGGACCGGATCCACGGCACCCGGGTCCAGATCGAGTTCAAGAGCACGATGTCGGCGAAAAAGAAGCTGCTCGAATACCTCAGGTACACTTCGGTCGTGAACCCCCATGCACGGTTCCGGGTGGAGCTGGACGACGAGGCGTTCACTTTTGAGCGCGTGAGCCAGGAGGTGATCGCGTGCCCGGTGGCGATCCAGCCCCACCCGCACGGGATCGAGTTCGGGCAGCTCAAACGGATGGCCGCGGCAAGCGAGGAGAAACTTATAGATTTTCTCGTAAACGGTTTTTCCCGGGTGGGTAAAAAGACCGCGCAGGAGATGTGCGACAAGGCCGGCCTCAAGCCGGCGCTGAAAGTAAAGGGACTTGGCACGGAGGAGCTCAAAAACCTGCTCGCTGCCATGCAGTCCGTTGCCGTGCCCGCCCCGCCGACCACGCAGTGCCTCTCGCCCATTGGCGAGGATTTAATCCGGCGCGGTCTTGACAAGGAGTTCCAGATGGACTTTGTCGCGGCACGCACACGGCCGAGCTCGGTATACTCCGGCCACCCGTTCGTGGTCGAGGCAGCGATCGGGTACGGCGGGAAACTGCCGCCCGAGGGAAACGCAACGATCCTCCGGTTTGCCAACCGGGTCCCGCTCATGTACCAGCAGGGCGCCTGCGCTGTTACGGAATGTGTTTCAAACGTCAACTGGAAATCGTACAACATCTCCCAGCAGGGGCTTCCTCTGGGGCCGGTGCTGATCCTTGTCCACGTCGCGTCCACAAACGTACCCTTCACGAGCGAGAGCAAGGATGCGATTGCGAGCATCCCGGAGATCGAAAAGGAGATCGTGCTCGCGCTCCAGGACCTGGGCCGGGAGCTCAAGACCTTCCTCTCGCGCAGGGACCGGAACAAGCTTGCCGAGGACCGGGCACGCGCGGTCTGCGCGGTAATCCCCGAGATCGCGGCCAAAGTGAGCGAGATCGTGGAAAAGCCGCTCGTGGACACAACGCCCATCGAAGGCCGGCTCATGCACAAGCTGATCGCAAAGAAGTGGACAACCGCCGGGAGCGTGACCATCGAAGTGAACAACTACACGAGCAGCGATGTCGAGATCTCGGTGTATGATATCTCCACGGACAATGCGGCCGGCGCAGACATGCCGCCGGCATTTTCTACCGAAATGGACGGGCAGTTCACGAAGGTCTGGAAGATGGCAATACCGAAACACACGGTCTGGCGCGTCACGTATCCCGGGAAAGGCGGCGGGATGCTCGATATCCGCGGGATAGAGGACAACAAGAAGATGGTGGTGGATCTCGATGTCTAA
- a CDS encoding DNA topoisomerase IV subunit A — MSKEELDARSMKALMTIASAWYDQMTAGEIPSISLPTRTKYNIEYDDASEVWKYGDKESLRTAATAKSATHLLKMAYVIGFVKQQLIENRSSTLREMYYISEGWKRAKFGAQDESNFLVEDLEIISDVPREGFHLRPEENGASIYGPMRIREPTRRGLKLIHCQDDVGSAGYSIPNNVENLELVDHDAKFVIAMETGGMYDRLIENGFDEEHNAILLHLKGQPARSTRRLLNRISQTWNLPILVFTDGDPWSYRIYASVAYGAIKSAHMSEILATPKAQFLGLQPSDIRDYNLPSDKLSDKDVEALNAELTDPRFATEYWKKQINLQLELGLKSEQQAFAARGLDFVTKKYLPARLTEMGVI, encoded by the coding sequence ATGTCTAAAGAGGAACTCGATGCACGGTCGATGAAGGCGCTCATGACAATCGCCTCGGCCTGGTACGACCAGATGACGGCCGGGGAGATCCCGTCCATCTCGCTTCCCACCCGTACAAAATACAATATTGAGTACGACGATGCAAGCGAGGTCTGGAAGTACGGCGACAAGGAGAGCCTGCGGACGGCGGCAACCGCAAAGAGCGCGACGCATCTCTTAAAGATGGCCTATGTGATCGGTTTTGTCAAGCAGCAGCTCATCGAGAACCGGTCTTCGACCTTAAGAGAAATGTATTACATCTCGGAGGGCTGGAAGCGCGCGAAGTTTGGCGCGCAGGACGAGAGCAACTTCCTTGTGGAAGACCTCGAGATCATCTCCGATGTGCCGCGCGAAGGCTTCCACCTCCGGCCCGAAGAGAACGGGGCCTCCATCTACGGCCCGATGCGGATCCGGGAGCCGACCCGCAGGGGCCTCAAACTGATCCATTGCCAGGACGATGTGGGATCGGCCGGGTATTCCATCCCGAACAATGTGGAGAACCTTGAGCTGGTCGATCATGATGCGAAATTTGTCATTGCCATGGAAACCGGTGGTATGTACGACCGGCTGATCGAGAACGGGTTCGATGAGGAGCACAACGCGATCCTCCTCCACCTCAAGGGCCAGCCGGCCCGGTCAACGCGCAGGCTGCTCAACCGGATAAGCCAGACCTGGAACCTGCCAATCCTCGTTTTTACCGATGGAGACCCATGGTCGTACCGGATCTACGCATCAGTTGCGTACGGTGCCATCAAGAGCGCGCATATGTCCGAGATCCTCGCAACTCCGAAGGCACAGTTCCTGGGGTTGCAGCCCAGCGATATCCGGGACTACAACCTGCCATCGGACAAGTTGTCCGATAAGGATGTCGAGGCTTTGAATGCCGAACTTACCGACCCCCGGTTTGCAACGGAATACTGGAAGAAGCAGATCAATTTACAGTTAGAACTGGGACTCAAGTCAGAACAGCAGGCGTTTGCGGCCCGGGGGCTGGACTTTGTCACGAAGAAGTATTTGCCGGCGAGGTTGACGGAGATGGGAGTTATCTGA